Within Quercus lobata isolate SW786 chromosome 5, ValleyOak3.0 Primary Assembly, whole genome shotgun sequence, the genomic segment TAGAAGAACTTTTGGTAACTTTGAAGCAAGAAGCTTTATTGCTAATATTAGAGAAGAAACTAAAAATCAAGGCCTagtttctttacaaaaacaactaCTTTCTAAGATCCTCATGGAAAGTGAAATAAATATATGGGATGTTTGTGAGGGAATCAATGTTATAAGGAATACACTATGtactaaaaatgtttttattattcttgatgatgtggatgAAGATAAGCAATTAGAAGCATTGGTAGGGAAGCATAATTGGTTTGGTCCTGGAAGTAGAATCATGGTAACAAGCAGAGATAGCCATTTATTGATAAGATGTGGTGTGGATTACATATATACAGCCAAGGAATTGAATAACGATGATGCTTTGCAGCTTTTTAGTTGGAGAGCTTTTCATAAACCTCATCCAGAAGAAGATTATGTGAATTTGTCTAAGGACTTTGTGAATTATGCTAAAGGCCTTCCTTTAGCTCTTAAAGTTTTAGGTTCTTTGTTGTTTGCTAAAAGAATGAATGAATGGAAAAGTGTCCTAGATAAACTAAACGAAGAACCTGATAGAAACATTTTGGATATACTTCAAATAAGCTTTGATGGGTTAACAAATACACAGAAAGGATTGTTTTtagatattgcatgttttttcaAAGGGGAGAACAAAGATTGCATAAGAGACATACTGGAAAGTTTTTGCTATTATCCTAACTACAATATTGGTGTTCTTAAGGACAAATCTCTCATAACCATTGATGACTAGGATAATTTGTGGATGCATGATTTGTTGCAAGATATGGGTCAAGAAATCATTCGCCGTGAATCTCCTATAGAACCTGGTAGACGTAGTAGGTTGTGGATTTATGAGGATGTCATTCATGTTTTGAAGAATAATAATGTAAGTTGACTAGTACAAGCCTGAACTTAAAGAAGTATTTATgttgttataaatttttctaagaatttaccaattattttaatttcattctttttgtttattaggGAACAAAGATAGTTGAAGGCATAATGCTAAACATACCTATTCAAAAGGTGGAACACCTGAGTGCTGAAGCCTTCTCAAAGATGAAAAATttgagattgcttaaaattaATAGTGAGAAACTTCCAGAAGACTTCATAAATGGTAGTATGCAACTTCCAAAGGACCTCATTAGAGGTAAGGTGCAACTTCCACAAGGCCTCATTTATCTTTCTAATGAGTTACATCTTCTTGAATGGCATGGATATCATTTAAAATGCATACCAACCAATTTCCAACTAAACAAACTTGTTGAATTGAGAATGCATTGTAGTGGCATCAAACAATTATGGAATGGAAAGATGGTAAGAATTTTAGTTATGCAAATGtgcattttatttgttttcattaaGGCTTGActttatctaataatttttttggtttataacaGAATTTAGACAAGTTAAGACTCATTGACCTAAGTGACTCTCAAAACTTGATTGAGATGCCAGATCTTAGTGGAGCCCCAAAGCTTAAGCAGTTGATTTTTCGACATTGTACAAGACTATATAAGATTCACACATCTCTTGGAGATCTCAAACAACTTATTCGATTGGATCTGAATGGTTGCAAATGTCTCAAAAGCCTTCCTCACAAGATCAGCTTGGAAgcacttgaaatttttgatcTTGGTGGTTGTTCAAGACTAAAGAAGTTTCCagaaatttttggaaatatgtcaTGTTTATCGAAACTTTGTTTGAGTGAGACAGCTATAAAAGATCTACCATTATCAGTGGAGCATTTAATTGGCCTTATTGAATTGGATCTAAGAGACTGTAAAAATATTTCAACTCTTTCGAATGCATGTTGTCATTTGATGTCTTTGAAAATTCTCACTTTATCTGGTTGCTCAAAACTTGATGAATTACCAGAGAATTTGGGTAATATCAAAGGCCTAGAAAAGCTAGACGTGAGTGGAACTGCTATAACAGGGCTACCTTTATCTattgtttacttaaaaaatctCGAAGTACTATCTCTTCGTGGATGTGTGGGGCTATCATCTAAATCATTCAAAAGCTCTTGAGTTTTCCtttaatgaaacaaaaaagaagtcCAGATCCCATGGGCATGTTAGAGTGTTCTTTACAAGGCTTATGGTCTTTGACGAAATTGgatttaagttattgcaatatTCAAACGATTCCTGATGTTCTTGGGTCCTTGTCATCTTTAAAAGAATTAAATGTACAAGGAAACAATTTTGTTTGCCTTCCCGAAAGCATCATTCAACTATCTACTTTGCTATACCTTTACTTGAGTGGTTGCACTCAACTTGAAATGTTGCCGAAGCTTCCATTAAATATGCAATTTATTGATGCAACAGGGTGTACCTCATTGGAAACATTCTCATTAAGTCCAAATTATGATTTTCGGGCAAATGTAATATGtcttttcaattgtgtcaaaTTGATTTATAATCAAGGCAAAGGTGACCTGTTGTCAACAATTCGTAGACATTATATCATTAAGGtatgtctctctctccctctctctctttctctcttgcaTTTGAGTGAAGTTCTAAACATCATGATTTGTTTGTTTCAGAGATGCTGTAACCCAAATTAGTTCACATATCTCACAATTCCTGGAAGTGAAATTCTGAATTGGTTTAGGCACCAAAATATGAGGGCTTCAGTGAATCTGCAAGTTCCTTCACATTTATTATTAGATAGAAAATTTATGGGAATCGCAATGTGCACTATTTATATATTCCGCCAGCATCATCCAGTTCACCAACTTCATTTTCTTAGTTGTTTCGTTAAAGCCAACGGATATCGAGACAAGGCGATTCCCAGAGTGTGGCTTCCTTTATCAAAGCAATTTGCTAAGATTGAATCATATCATCTTTGGCTCGAATATCTTCCCTATAAAATACACTTCAAAAGCCACTGGAAAGAAGAATTGGATGCTAATGAATTCACCCAAATTGAGATTACATATGAAACCGAAAGTCCAGGCTTGGAGATTACGAAATGCGGAGCCCGTTTGATATTTGAGCAAGACATTGAAGATCTCAAACAAACTAAGCTTGTGTCTAGCAGCTGCATTATCACTCCTTATTATGAGGATGATGATTTAGGCAATTCAAATAAAGATATCAAAATTAAGGAAAGCTGTGATGATGAACCACCACACCCAAAGTGGACAGAGCACCCTAATCTAATTGAAAACTGGATTGGGAATTTATGCATACAAGGACAAGGTGACTCTGATTGTGAGTGAGGAAAGAGGAATCCTCGTGAAAGTGGCAACTTTGATGAATCTGCACAGTTGAGAaactttttgtttctctttgattttttttgtaagtcacctttttctctttcttatggGACTAGTTTGCAATTGATTGTGTGTACTGTTCAtcatttttgttcaattatgCCAAAGGATAAAATCAGCACTTTTGTTGTTCTATCTATTGTATGtgttacaatattttccatAGGAGAATACAATTGAATATTTGCATCCCCACTTTAgtgttgtgattttgtttttcttcaccACATTAATCcttttgaaatctaaaaatggagtcaatgattttttttttctcagttgTATGACGCTTTGGAAATTTGCcttttagttttcaaattttgtgttgAGTTTGCCCTAGAATTGGGCCTGTAATAGTTGAATTAGGCTcctgttgttttttatttggatcCCAATATAAGAAacttaattacaaaattttttttttttttcatttagacAATTTGATTTTAGAAATGAAGTTTTGTCTAGAACTCCtggtgtgtatgtgtgtggaTTATCTTTCCATATAATATTGTAGTTGATGGATTATCTTCTATTAGTTAAATATcattatctatactattatttaaaggGCTTTccctgtttggattcctcatttttttagttcaaaaatgcccctacaCCCCtgtgtttaagtagagacaaactaaaggacaattcggtaaaaatacaactttaactctcactaaaacattgcctaaaaaataggatcactctcctattaattttcaaattgatttattcacttataaattagattttcaaaataagaattatatacatatatataaaataaaaaaacacagttttttttttcttctacaaaATAGAaccactaacaaaaaaaaaaagccccatTGCACACGTGAAgcacgtgtgatgaggctaTTTGTGTATTTGTTGATCAGAATAGTCTTTATTGTTGGGCTCtaaataaacttttattttatttgtttatttagttaaaattgttttcttttctagtgTACAAGCATCTAAATATGATTCTGGACATTTGGAATTAGAAACTTCTCATCATCTTATTTGTCATTTAGAAACCAATAGCAGATAAAGAGGCTATGCAATGCCAGATGGCAAAGATGATCCTACTACCGCCAGAGCACAGGGTTTGGTGCTTACTACAACGACCACTACAATATCTTTGAGTGTCTGTGGGGTTGACGCTGATGATGATGGAGTGGAACTGGGCTTGAGATTAATTAATGTGAAAAGGGTAAAAAGCTTTTGAATCATATGGGCTGAAATAGCGGTTCTGACTTATTTCATGAGTTCTTAATTGTTCAGTTTCCCTTCaaaacactcacacacacacacacacacacacacacacacacatatatatatatatatatatatatttttttttttttttctaatcctATAATTTTCTTAGAAACTTTTTAGTACACAAAAGTGCAGCTCTAGCAAGCCAGTTTTGTTTGGCTTTGCTGGCAATTTCTTtcctttaaataaaatgtatatttCCAAGAAAATAGGACCTTATTGTGGTTCTTGTATATATGTTCTCTGAAGGTACCAGTTGGAACTATGCCAAAAAGGTTTGGAGGAGAATATTGTTGATTATTTGGGGATAGGTTATGGGACGACCACATTGCTGTACTACTTATACATGAGCTGGGTCACTTGATAAGGAAGCCCCAGAAGAGCATATGCATCATCCTCACCCCGTGGCTCTGGTTCAGCAGGTAAGCTACTATCTATCATATTGGTTTTGTAATTTGATATTCAGTTTTTGCTTGTATTTAAGTTTGAGACAATATTTGTAGGTTATATGGCATGTACATTGCACAATAATGAAGTGATGTGCTCTTTGGCTTGGCTGAGGTTGTAGGTATGTAGGTTGTGAGAAGCAGGTAGGGTTGTTGCTTTTTAGTGCTTATCTATGCAATTTCTCATTGTGATTCTAGATTTTAAGAAGGGGCTTTTTGAATCTAGGTCCTTGAAGTTCATCTTGGAAGGGAGTTTGGCATTTTATCAACAAAACCATTATTATAGTATGAACTCATGACCCcttgaaatatataaacaaaatcaaaataggGTTAGACTACCAAATAATACAAAAGCATCAATTCCTAGAACCAAGGATTCAATTTCTAGAAATCGACCAACCTTAATGGTGCAAAAATTTGGGCTTATTCTTTTAACCGCAAGGTGATATGTAGTGTTTTAGCAAGCAACAAAGGATTGTGTGGCCTCTTTATCTATTAATTGGGGTCTCATTCATCAATTGATGATTGATaattgtgaaagaaaaatgaaaaattataattatgatttatgagGCATGACCTAGTAGAACAAGAGGCTCTAATGAGGAATTTAACCTTGAGAGACTGAGACAACCTCACTGATACCATTCTTAAAGATATAGGAAAACAACCTCTCCACTACTTGCATAGTTGCCTTCAATACTACTGTGCTCTTCCTCCTGtcttaaatttaagaaaaatatctcatttttttcctattctCTTTGTGATTTGGTGAGTAATGACTTTTCCATCCTTTCACTCATATTAGcacttcctctttttcttttcttttttaaacattttttttcttttttaattttcttgctaATCAAATTTTCCATAGTTGAATACTTTCCtacatgattttttatttattgtttgatttgattttagatCTGTGCACTTTTGTTAAGGACATCAAAAGTTGATTTTAGATCATATGTGGTCTTTTGCAAGTCAAATTGACTTAGGCACTCTACCTTACCAATTATTTATTGGTAGGATGTTGTGTTGtgaaattagagaaaaaaaaaaaaaaaaaaaaaaaaaagaacaaccaCACTACACAAAGATTTATGTGGTTCGGCAATATGCCTACATCCATGAAGTTGCTGTGATTTTCACTATGTCAAGGAGAAATATACAGAGGTGCTACAGTACAATGATGTTGGAGCCCAtaattttgaagcaaaaaatatataccCAAAACAATGGGTCCAAAACAAGCCACAAATGATCTTGTTGGCCTAGGCCTCTACTTCATGAACTAAGGCTCACAAAATGTCTCATTTAAAACCGTAATGCATCCAAGTCTGATCGGATCACAAACTAATTGAACACAAGACAGGCTCCACATAGCCCAACAAGTTGATTATTGAAGATGAGAAATTcaagaattttataaaaaagggaaattttactacaaaatggGTATTCACTCTTCAATAATTGATAGATTAACATTGCTAAAATGCTTATATTTTCTATTCCTTTGGATAAACATGGTAATAGACAACTTAAGAGGTTCAAGACCATTGTTGTTTTTAGATTATAGTTGAATTAGATTGGCACTGACAACAAATAAATTTACATTAGAATATGTGATTGCTAGCCCTTCACGTCATTTTAAGTGGTCATAGGAAGTAACAACTGAGAGAAGCATACTGCTTGTGTATATGATCTGTGTGATGTTGGGCCCAATGCTAGTGTTCACAGATGCTTTTATGGAACAATGTCccaatttggaattttattgatAGACCTCATGTGCATGATTTATACAGTTCTTTGCATCTCAACCTGCACTGGAAAATGTATCCTCAAGATTTAAATTAGCCCATATTATTCCttaatttttggtttggttctCCATTTTGCAGGACATCAAATAGTTCTGCTTACAGTCATTATGGATTTCCTTGTTGTAcattagaaaatatttatatgttatgCTAGTATATTGGCTCTCaagttgtcatttttttttttttttttttttttgggggtgggggatGTGCATATTGCTGTTGACTCCACCTCTCCTGCAAATCATGCTCATGTAACTGGTCAGATGCCTGTGAATTGACTATTATCTTTTGGACGTAAAGAGGACTTGCTGATGATTGTACAGAAATGGCGGTAGGTTTTGCTTCTGTTGATGACTGTGCTATTAAGCCTTTGACAAGTTCAACTGCTAAGTGGGGAAAGAGGCTTTTCTTAGGATGTATTCCGATTGAAGCTACTATTGATAATGTGCAATTGTATTTCAGTTAGTTTGGCTATCTTTTGGATGTGTATCTTACCAAGataaaattagcttatttttattcaGTTTAATTGAGAATGTGTGGATGGTTAGttgatgaaaatattatttcaatcaCTTCAACCATCGCTATGAAGcatgtgataaatgtattgTTGAACTAGCTTGGGTTTGTTCAAGGTTTTAAAATGGTCTTGCTTGCAGAGCCACCTTATCTATATAGCAAAAATTCAATATTGTGCAACACTAGTAATGGTTGAAATTAAGATGTTTGAGATATGACTACAAGAGAGAAAATGAACACCAATCGGAAACAGATGAGATTTTCTGCCAAATTCATCCTAGGACGAGAATTGAAAATTAGTAATTGCTCAGAGGCTTTTCTTGGTACTAATTGTAACTGATTGCATGGTTTTTTCATGTTATTTGCACATCATGTAAGCTCATTTTGTACTGTAATTGCATATTTTGTGTTATATAATACATATTAGTAATTATTAGatcctttttgggttttgcccATATGTTATTGGCATAACTAATATCGCGATGCATTTTGCTtcaagatgaaagaaaaatgtgtCATAGGGGGTTCGGTTTTGTGACATTGTCTAATGAAATTTTAGTTGAGTACACTTCTCAAAAAGTACATAGGATATGTGCGCAAACATGTGTATGTTATCATGATATATGATGGACAGGTGCTTGGGTCCAATAGGTACTCATGTGGGTAGCCGAGTATCAAAGGAAAAAGCCTTAGAAGTTTCTTGTGTAGAGTGGTTTGGTGTGATAATGTCTATCACATATGGTCTCAGAGAAACTCAATAATTCATGGAGAGGTCAAAACAGAGGAAATCAAAGTGAAGAGAATGATAAAGGATGTTAAGTTTAGAAT encodes:
- the LOC115990001 gene encoding TMV resistance protein N-like — protein: MATQAAPSSSSSFSSSSYSSSSCPQWKYHVFLSFCGVDTRKNFTDHLYTALKQKGIITFRDDEKLERRKYISPELLKAIEESKWCLTELAKTFECMKKTKLTVLPVFYHVDPSDVRNQSGTLAESFVKHEEDTRVNTEDVQVWKDALKDLAHISGWHLHDRHESIIIQKIIGRIFSELYHKLPCVSEDLVGMDSCVEEMLDSYIGEGLGGVRFVGICGMGGMGKTTLALEIYRRTFGNFEARSFIANIREETKNQGLVSLQKQLLSKILMESEINIWDVCEGINVIRNTLCTKNVFIILDDVDEDKQLEALVGKHNWFGPGSRIMVTSRDSHLLIRCGVDYIYTAKELNNDDALQLFSWRAFHKPHPEEDYVNLSKDFVNYAKGLPLALKVLGSLLFAKRMNEWKSVLDKLNEEPDRNILDILQISFDGLTNTQKGLFLDIACFFKGENKDCIRDILESFCYYPNYNIGVLKDKSLITIDD
- the LOC115990002 gene encoding probable WRKY transcription factor 19, giving the protein MGQEIIRRESPIEPGRRSRLWIYEDVIHVLKNNNGTKIVEGIMLNIPIQKVEHLSAEAFSKMKNLRLLKINSEKLPEDFINGSMQLPKDLIRGKVQLPQGLIYLSNELHLLEWHGYHLKCIPTNFQLNKLVELRMHCSGIKQLWNGKMNLDKLRLIDLSDSQNLIEMPDLSGAPKLKQLIFRHCTRLYKIHTSLGDLKQLIRLDLNGCKCLKSLPHKISLEALEIFDLGGCSRLKKFPEIFGNMSCLSKLCLSETAIKDLPLSVEHLIGLIELDLRDCKNISTLSNACCHLMSLKILTLSGCSKLDELPENLGNIKGLEKLDVSGTAITGLPLSIVYLKNLEVLSLRGCVGLSSKSFKSS